In Diceros bicornis minor isolate mBicDic1 chromosome 13, mDicBic1.mat.cur, whole genome shotgun sequence, the sequence CTTTGTTCTTGGAGGCCATCTTCTCAGCCTCGCGCGGCGTCTTGAAGAGCACTGGCTCGCTAGCTGGACTCTGGCCCTGAATGGAGATGGCCTGCACGTGCACAATGTACTCAGTGTCCTCCTCCAGGTCCCAGAGGGCGCACGAGCGGGTGGTGGTGTTCACCTCCTGGATGAAGCGCAGCATCCGCACGTCCTTCTTCTGCCAAGGCAAAGGCCGGGCCCACTGTTTTCAGTGCCCCGTCCCCCACCCCACGCTGCGGCTTACCCACAGGGTTCACCTGGCTACCTGCTAAACCTTTTACACACAATCTTATTTACGCATCTCATCATCTCCGTGGGAcgtatcattatctccattttacagataaggagattggttcagagaggttagggaagttgcccaaggccatacactTAGTGAGAACTGCAGCCAGGTCCCAAACTCAGGTCTGTTTAAGATCAAAACCATGCTCTTAATTCCCAGATTCCAATCAAAGGCTCCCGAGCCCTCTTTCACTGACCGATTCCCTTCTGGGCCCCTCTTTCAAGCCATATGTGCAACTTTCTGCCCATCTTGcttgctcctctctcctctttctgcacccctcctcccccatccaCCACTACTACCTGGATGTGTTCTTCCCTCCCAGGGACCCTGGAGGGTTACCTGCTGAGAGATGGCAAATCCGATGACAACCTCGTCCTCCAGGACGTCCCAGCTCACCACCGCAGAGTTGGCCTTGAGGTGCCTGACAGTGACATTCACTGGGGCCGAAGGGctgtctgggggtggggaggcgccTGAGCCTCAGCACCCCCTGCTGAGAGGCCCAGCCCACTGTCCCATACATGAGAAAGGGGAACCTGGGGAAGGCCATGCAGTGGGGGAAGGAAGAACCCAGGCCTCCAATGGGGTTGGCacatgggtctcagtttcctagcGGGTTGAAGACCCAGGCCTGAGAGGCCCCAGGCTCCTTGTGTCCAGGGTGGGAGCCCCTGGTGGCCACAGCTGGCCCTACCAGGGGTCCAAGCTAAGGTTGATGGGCCTGGGCCAGGGCCAGATCTAATGGAGGGGTGGTAAGAGGTGAGGGGACAGGCATGGAGGAGACATAGGTGACTTGGGGTTGCAGGAGCTGAAGGTTAGTCTCATGAAAAGCAGTTAAAAGGACTCCCAATCCAGTACTTTTTCCACAGTACTGCCCTGTCAAGTCAGTGACcttgagggaaggagaaagagccaGAGGTCGAGAAGAGCCAGGCTTGGGTGAGCCCTGGGATGAGAGCGAGGATCAAGAGAGGAATCCCCAGTATTGTGGTGACCCAGGCAGAACCAGCCTGGAGAAGGGTCTATGTGAGCCTCTTCTCCACTCTCTGCAAGCCCCAAGCGGCCGGTGGGGAGGTGGCAGGGGAAGATGGGTCACTTAGAGTAGGGCCCCTCAGTGGAGTCAAGAGTACAAGGTAGGGCCTTCTGGATGCAGGAAAAGGATGAAAGAGGAGCAGTGAAGAAGGGAGTAGGAGGGAGAGTGATGAggatggtgggggtcagggaaggAAGAACCTTCCAGGAGAGGAGCAGTGGAGTCACACAAGCCTCTATAGCTCTCCCAACGGGCAGGTACTGCCAGGGGAAGATGGGGGCCTGAGAAGCACCCTTCATCCCACAGATGAGTGGACTCCAGGCCCAAGGGGCTGGGAGACAAAGCCAGACGTGGAGATGGaaagagacagacacagacaggTGGTGGCAGACACAGAACCAAAGAACAGACAGTGGGGTatcagagacagacacagagacggAAGCAGAGAGAGCGAGCACTGAGCCACCGAGAGatgggtggagggagagataagcGAGGCAGCAGCAGCCAAAGGGACAGAGACAGGGCGTCAGGAGAGGCTGGGGGAGGCTGAGGCCGGGCCCcacagggcaggccagacccTGACTGCACCAGGCTCAGGgggccacccccacccaccccagccgGAGGGTGCCAGTCCCCCCCATCCCCCTCACACACGCTCACGCACACTGGGACCCCATCCCGCTCCGAACTGCAGAGTTGGCCTGCAGGGCTttggggacagggagggaggcCCAAGGTGGGGGACTGGTGTCCTCAGCTGCTCCCTGGGCCAGAGAAGAGAGCTAGGGCACCTGAGGCaaaggcctggggtcaggggaaTGGGATGAGGGGACTGGATCACAAGACCCTAGACGCCAAggccaggctggtgggaaggagtttAGGGGCTGGAGGACGGCTCTGGGGGTcaggaaggcagggaggaggctgggggtggggttagGGGGGCAGTGAGTAGGGCAGGGACGGGTTCCCCAcggagcagggaagggagctgactgccgaggctggggcaggagaggagccCGCCCGCCGGCCCGCGCCGAGCCCCCCGCCCGGGCCCCCTTACCCGCCTGCACCAGCGCGAGGCAGACGCAGCCCAGCCACAGGCGGAGCGCGGCGCGGGGCGGCCCGGGGGGCATGGCGGCCCCTTCGGCCGGCCGGCCCGGGGCGGCGCAGGGGGACGCGGCTCCGGCGCCCGGCGGCCGCTCGAGCTCGCGCTCCGGCCCGCGGcccgcccggcccggccgccCCGCGCCGCCCCGCGCCGCCTGCATGTCGGCTCCGCGGACAGCGACTcccgcgcggcggcggcggcggcggcggcggcggcggcggcggcggcggcggcgtccACGTCGGGCgcccggggggcggggcgccccCGCTGCGGGGAGAGGCGCGGGGGCGGGGTGAGGGGCGGAGGGCGCCCCCACTCCCGCCCCCACTCCCCGATCCGCCCGGGCCGGGGCGCGCCGGGGCTTCGCGGATGGGCGGCTCCCCCTCTCGCCCGTGCAAGCCGGGCTCTCTGCGCCCCACCGTGCTCAGCTCCAGCCTGGcagcccctctctccccacagccctgaccCGAccccctctctgccctttcccaagagacagggaggacaaGTGCCACGGAGATGCCCATCTGTGACCCCACCCCACAGCTGACCTCCCCTCCCGCGGCCTGCGAGTCCCCAGCCTCACTCCACCGCACCCGAGGCCTTGCTGGCTGGGGCGGGAGTGGGCAGAGGGAAGTAATCATCGCGGGGCTGGGGCCACTAT encodes:
- the FNDC5 gene encoding fibronectin type III domain-containing protein 5 isoform X1, giving the protein MQAARGGAGRPGRAGRGPERELERPPGAGAASPCAAPGRPAEGAAMPPGPPRAALRLWLGCVCLALVQADSPSAPVNVTVRHLKANSAVVSWDVLEDEVVIGFAISQQKKDVRMLRFIQEVNTTTRSCALWDLEEDTEYIVHVQAISIQGQSPASEPVLFKTPREAEKMASKNKDEVTMKEMGRNQQLRTGEVLIIVVVLFMWAGVIALFCRQYDIIKDNEPNNNKEKTKSASETSTPEHQGGGLLRSKFPNKLSVNIIEA
- the FNDC5 gene encoding fibronectin type III domain-containing protein 5 isoform X2, giving the protein MQAARGGAGRPGRAGRGPERELERPPGAGAASPCAAPGRPAEGAAMPPGPPRAALRLWLGCVCLALVQADSPSAPVNVTVRHLKANSAVVSWDVLEDEVVIGFAISQQKKDVRMLRFIQEVNTTTRSCALWDLEEDTEYIVHVQAISIQGQSPASEPVLFKTPREAEKMASKNKDEVTMKEMGRNQQLRTGEVLIIVVVLFMWAGVIALFCRQYDIIKDNEPNNNKEKTKSASETSTPEHQGGGLLRSKKHLNNVSG
- the FNDC5 gene encoding fibronectin type III domain-containing protein 5 isoform X3 — encoded protein: MQAARGGAGRPGRAGRGPERELERPPGAGAASPCAAPGRPAEGAAMPPGPPRAALRLWLGCVCLALVQADSPSAPVNVTVRHLKANSAVVSWDVLEDEVVIGFAISQQKKDVRMLRFIQEVNTTTRSCALWDLEEDTEYIVHVQAISIQGQSPASEPVLFKTPREAEKMASKNKDEVTMKEMGRNQQLRTGEVLIIVVVLFMWAGVIALFCRQYDIIKDNEPNNNKEKTKSASETSTPEHQGGGLLRSKI